A window of Esox lucius isolate fEsoLuc1 chromosome 18, fEsoLuc1.pri, whole genome shotgun sequence contains these coding sequences:
- the fbxo30b gene encoding F-box only protein 30b isoform X1 has protein sequence MGTQLTSLCGSSQFWTSSKQCKRRAVNPPDPTFQLPNHLKMEQHTHCLTCLSQRCMTRPEPGISCDLVTCPLVCGAIFHTCKGFEHRLLCPLERVPCLNSGFGCPATLVRNRMHAHLEVCPAGVVCCTMEWNRWPISCLDYTSYESLSWGVEETEQLDMALALQDQHTLIESLKVVAMAPTVERQLPVAAAESEVVVNDPVAATSEPLQTEFPPLSTSSLALLDAPPPALLDAPSCPLVLAKDKIANGINGLKEERYSKLYEATVETARSLAAALDVLSSAKSGSENVTGQHIKINGGAVPEYQDGESFSDRNDEPLLQNIMEVKGPVAEGADVKECFGQLHQLHQATVQLRKSLVTALGDLGNTVKYSDPISGVPSHPQMEPNGTSIQSEALDSRNVERKPADVGSSFAELSAVCGTDSEATMDEVANVDAQMGLSGCSVMRVEGIGEQSLFNSLIGKSSHKRPGEQAFGSDSIDQQIPGASWCSSAVTCPINVLDDLSSPPVPHRPAGPQSQQPQPHPDPPLALPLHIHQGITHRATHVVLEDRGLQRKFPNHQLLGGLGPFALSNGRRVRVRFRPKMVDKSVDTSDLEQEEDPMGLGEIDLITAALLFCLEESRKCRRISDTTYVDGFHVDFGTQTFTFPAAILVTSTRVGDVASAAACDHAPQLSYPSPFRTLRLDLVLEEVPQIRSIPCNRLQQMFSFVCGQLFRRDEYSSHFKNVHEDIHAGLNGWMEHRCPLAYYGCTYSQRRFCPSTQGSKVIHDRNLRSFGVQPCPVEGEALRQPQADQLSGLPFEVLQHMARFLDGFSLCQLSVVSRTMRDVCASLLQSRGIVELRWERRQYPNGTFSWQIKDRVWRFSTAFSSVSEWRFTEVSSMSDHLRKCRYNTIERKMEAVPLPSMCTARDRSLLSVLKLQEQHRT, from the exons ATGGGAACTCAACTCACATCTCTCTGTGGATCTTCTCAATTTTGGACCAGCAGCAAACAATGCAAAAGGAG aGCTGTGAACCCTCCCGATCCCACCTTTCAACTCCCTAACCACTTAAAGATGGAGCAGCATACTCATTGTTTGACCTGCCTGAGTCAGAGGTGCATGACTAGGCCTGAACCTGGTATCTCATGTGACCTAGTCACCTGCCCCCTGGTATGTGGAGCTATTTTccacacctgcaaaggttttgAGCACCGCCTTCTCTGTCCCTTGGAGAGGGTCCCTTGCCTCAACAGTGGTTTTGGCTGCCCTGCCACCCTGGTGCGGAATCGAATGCATGCACACCTGGAGGTCTGCCCAGCTGGTGTTGTGTGCTGCACTATGGAGTGGAACAGGTGGCCGATCAGCTGCCTGGACTACACATCGTATGAGAGCCTGAGCTGGGGGGTTGAGGAGACGGAGCAGCTGGACATGGCACTGGCCCTGCAAGACCAGCACACACTGATTGAATCCCTCAAGGTAGTTGCCATGGCCCCTACGGTTGAGAGACAGTTACCGGTTGCTGCGGCAGAGAGTGAGGTGGTGGTGAACGACCCTGTAGCTGCCACTTCTGAGCCGTTGCAGACAGAGTTTCCACCCTTGTCGACTTCATCACTGGCGCTGCTGGATGCCCCGCCTCCGGCGCTGCTGGATGCCCCGTCTTGTCCACTGGTCTTAGCAAAGGATAAAATTGCTAATGGAATAAACGGTTTGAAAGAAGAACGGTATAGCAAGCTGTACGAGGCCACAGTAGAGACGGCAAGGAGCCTTGCAGCAGCGTTGGATGTCCTCAGCAGTGCCAAAAGTGGTTCCGAAAACGTCACAGGTCAACACATTAAAATCAATGGAGGAGCAGTGCCGGAATATCAGGATGGAGAGAGCTTCAGTGACAGGAACGATGAGCCCCTACTTCAAAACATTATGGAAGTCAAAGGTCCTGTAGCTGAGGGTGCGGACGTAAAGGAGTGCTTTGGTCAACTGCATCAACTCCACCAGGCTACAGTCCAACTTAGAAAGAGCCTGGTCACAGCCCTGGGTGACCTTGGCAACACGGTCAAATACTCAGACCCAATCAGTGGAGTCCCCTCTCACCCACAGATGGAGCCTAATGGCACTTCCATCCAATCAGAAGCGCTAGACTCAAGAAATGTTGAGAGAAAACCTGCCGACGTAGGGTCATCATTTGCTGAGCTCAGTGCTGTCTGCGGAACAGACAGTGAGGCCACAATGGATGAAGTGGCTAATGTTGATGCACAGATGGGTCTTTCAGGTTGCTCCGTGATGCGGGTTGAGGGAATTGGTGAACAGAGCTTATTTAATAGTTTGATCGGGAAAAGCTCCCATAAGAGGCCAGGGGAGCAGGCCTTCGGTTCAGATTCCATTGACCAGCAAATACCTGGTGCCAGCTGGTGTTCCAGTGCAGTAACCTGCCCAATCAATGTGCTAGATGACTTGAGTTCTCCGCCTGTTCCTCACAGGCCCGCTGGTCCTCAATCACAACAGCCTCAACCTCACCCAGACCCTCCGCTAGCACTGCCCCTCCATATCCACCAAGGCATCACACACAGGGCCACCCATGTGGTCCTAGAGGACAGAGGACTGCAGAGAAAGTTTCCCAACCACCAGTTGCTTGGAGGCCTGGGACCGTTTGCTCTGTCCAATGGACGGAGAGTTCGTGTTAGGTTTAGACCCAAAATGGTGGATAAATCGGTGGATACGTCAGACTTGGAACAGGAGGAGGATCCCATGGGTCTTGGGGAGATAGACCTGATCACCGCAGCCCTCCTCTTCTGTTTGGAAGAGTCCCGCAAGTGCCGCAGGATCTCCGACACCACCTATGTGGACGGCTTCCACGTGGACTTCGGCACACAGACCTTCACCTTCCCGGCGGCCATCCTGGTGACTAGCACAAGGGTTGGTGATGTGGCTTCGGCAGCTGCCTGCGACCATGCACCGCAACTCTCCTACCCCAGTCCCTTCCGCACCCTTCGCTTGGACCTGGTTCTAGAAGAGGTCCCACAGATCCGGAGCATCCCTTGCAATCGGCTCCAgcaaatgttttcctttgtttgtGGCCAGCTGTTTCGTAGAGATGAGTACTCTTCCCACTTCAAGAACGTCCACGAGGACATCCACGCTGGTCTCAACGGCTGGATGGAGCATCGCTGTCCCCTGGCCTATTATGGCTGCACCTACTCCCAGCGCCGGTTCTGCCCCTCAACCCAGGGGTCGAAGGTAATCCATGATCGGAACCTTAGGTCATTTGGGGTACAGCCATGCCCTGTTGAAGGGGAAGCGTTGAGACAGCCCCAAGCAGACCAGTTAAGTGGGCTTCCCTTTGAGGTGCTGCAGCACATGGCTCGATTTCTGGACGGTTTCAGTTTATGCCAGCTGTCTGTTGTTTCGCGGACCATGAGGGACGTGTGTGCTAGCCTCCTGCAGTCCCGGGGAATAGTGGAACTACGGTGGGAGCGAAGGCAGTACCCAAACGGAACCTTCTCTTGGCAGATCAAAGATAGG
- the fbxo30b gene encoding F-box only protein 30b isoform X2, translated as MEQHTHCLTCLSQRCMTRPEPGISCDLVTCPLVCGAIFHTCKGFEHRLLCPLERVPCLNSGFGCPATLVRNRMHAHLEVCPAGVVCCTMEWNRWPISCLDYTSYESLSWGVEETEQLDMALALQDQHTLIESLKVVAMAPTVERQLPVAAAESEVVVNDPVAATSEPLQTEFPPLSTSSLALLDAPPPALLDAPSCPLVLAKDKIANGINGLKEERYSKLYEATVETARSLAAALDVLSSAKSGSENVTGQHIKINGGAVPEYQDGESFSDRNDEPLLQNIMEVKGPVAEGADVKECFGQLHQLHQATVQLRKSLVTALGDLGNTVKYSDPISGVPSHPQMEPNGTSIQSEALDSRNVERKPADVGSSFAELSAVCGTDSEATMDEVANVDAQMGLSGCSVMRVEGIGEQSLFNSLIGKSSHKRPGEQAFGSDSIDQQIPGASWCSSAVTCPINVLDDLSSPPVPHRPAGPQSQQPQPHPDPPLALPLHIHQGITHRATHVVLEDRGLQRKFPNHQLLGGLGPFALSNGRRVRVRFRPKMVDKSVDTSDLEQEEDPMGLGEIDLITAALLFCLEESRKCRRISDTTYVDGFHVDFGTQTFTFPAAILVTSTRVGDVASAAACDHAPQLSYPSPFRTLRLDLVLEEVPQIRSIPCNRLQQMFSFVCGQLFRRDEYSSHFKNVHEDIHAGLNGWMEHRCPLAYYGCTYSQRRFCPSTQGSKVIHDRNLRSFGVQPCPVEGEALRQPQADQLSGLPFEVLQHMARFLDGFSLCQLSVVSRTMRDVCASLLQSRGIVELRWERRQYPNGTFSWQIKDRVWRFSTAFSSVSEWRFTEVSSMSDHLRKCRYNTIERKMEAVPLPSMCTARDRSLLSVLKLQEQHRT; from the coding sequence ATGGAGCAGCATACTCATTGTTTGACCTGCCTGAGTCAGAGGTGCATGACTAGGCCTGAACCTGGTATCTCATGTGACCTAGTCACCTGCCCCCTGGTATGTGGAGCTATTTTccacacctgcaaaggttttgAGCACCGCCTTCTCTGTCCCTTGGAGAGGGTCCCTTGCCTCAACAGTGGTTTTGGCTGCCCTGCCACCCTGGTGCGGAATCGAATGCATGCACACCTGGAGGTCTGCCCAGCTGGTGTTGTGTGCTGCACTATGGAGTGGAACAGGTGGCCGATCAGCTGCCTGGACTACACATCGTATGAGAGCCTGAGCTGGGGGGTTGAGGAGACGGAGCAGCTGGACATGGCACTGGCCCTGCAAGACCAGCACACACTGATTGAATCCCTCAAGGTAGTTGCCATGGCCCCTACGGTTGAGAGACAGTTACCGGTTGCTGCGGCAGAGAGTGAGGTGGTGGTGAACGACCCTGTAGCTGCCACTTCTGAGCCGTTGCAGACAGAGTTTCCACCCTTGTCGACTTCATCACTGGCGCTGCTGGATGCCCCGCCTCCGGCGCTGCTGGATGCCCCGTCTTGTCCACTGGTCTTAGCAAAGGATAAAATTGCTAATGGAATAAACGGTTTGAAAGAAGAACGGTATAGCAAGCTGTACGAGGCCACAGTAGAGACGGCAAGGAGCCTTGCAGCAGCGTTGGATGTCCTCAGCAGTGCCAAAAGTGGTTCCGAAAACGTCACAGGTCAACACATTAAAATCAATGGAGGAGCAGTGCCGGAATATCAGGATGGAGAGAGCTTCAGTGACAGGAACGATGAGCCCCTACTTCAAAACATTATGGAAGTCAAAGGTCCTGTAGCTGAGGGTGCGGACGTAAAGGAGTGCTTTGGTCAACTGCATCAACTCCACCAGGCTACAGTCCAACTTAGAAAGAGCCTGGTCACAGCCCTGGGTGACCTTGGCAACACGGTCAAATACTCAGACCCAATCAGTGGAGTCCCCTCTCACCCACAGATGGAGCCTAATGGCACTTCCATCCAATCAGAAGCGCTAGACTCAAGAAATGTTGAGAGAAAACCTGCCGACGTAGGGTCATCATTTGCTGAGCTCAGTGCTGTCTGCGGAACAGACAGTGAGGCCACAATGGATGAAGTGGCTAATGTTGATGCACAGATGGGTCTTTCAGGTTGCTCCGTGATGCGGGTTGAGGGAATTGGTGAACAGAGCTTATTTAATAGTTTGATCGGGAAAAGCTCCCATAAGAGGCCAGGGGAGCAGGCCTTCGGTTCAGATTCCATTGACCAGCAAATACCTGGTGCCAGCTGGTGTTCCAGTGCAGTAACCTGCCCAATCAATGTGCTAGATGACTTGAGTTCTCCGCCTGTTCCTCACAGGCCCGCTGGTCCTCAATCACAACAGCCTCAACCTCACCCAGACCCTCCGCTAGCACTGCCCCTCCATATCCACCAAGGCATCACACACAGGGCCACCCATGTGGTCCTAGAGGACAGAGGACTGCAGAGAAAGTTTCCCAACCACCAGTTGCTTGGAGGCCTGGGACCGTTTGCTCTGTCCAATGGACGGAGAGTTCGTGTTAGGTTTAGACCCAAAATGGTGGATAAATCGGTGGATACGTCAGACTTGGAACAGGAGGAGGATCCCATGGGTCTTGGGGAGATAGACCTGATCACCGCAGCCCTCCTCTTCTGTTTGGAAGAGTCCCGCAAGTGCCGCAGGATCTCCGACACCACCTATGTGGACGGCTTCCACGTGGACTTCGGCACACAGACCTTCACCTTCCCGGCGGCCATCCTGGTGACTAGCACAAGGGTTGGTGATGTGGCTTCGGCAGCTGCCTGCGACCATGCACCGCAACTCTCCTACCCCAGTCCCTTCCGCACCCTTCGCTTGGACCTGGTTCTAGAAGAGGTCCCACAGATCCGGAGCATCCCTTGCAATCGGCTCCAgcaaatgttttcctttgtttgtGGCCAGCTGTTTCGTAGAGATGAGTACTCTTCCCACTTCAAGAACGTCCACGAGGACATCCACGCTGGTCTCAACGGCTGGATGGAGCATCGCTGTCCCCTGGCCTATTATGGCTGCACCTACTCCCAGCGCCGGTTCTGCCCCTCAACCCAGGGGTCGAAGGTAATCCATGATCGGAACCTTAGGTCATTTGGGGTACAGCCATGCCCTGTTGAAGGGGAAGCGTTGAGACAGCCCCAAGCAGACCAGTTAAGTGGGCTTCCCTTTGAGGTGCTGCAGCACATGGCTCGATTTCTGGACGGTTTCAGTTTATGCCAGCTGTCTGTTGTTTCGCGGACCATGAGGGACGTGTGTGCTAGCCTCCTGCAGTCCCGGGGAATAGTGGAACTACGGTGGGAGCGAAGGCAGTACCCAAACGGAACCTTCTCTTGGCAGATCAAAGATAGG